TGCCACTGAACCGGAGGGGCTCGTAGCGGCGGGACCACATCTCTTCGAAGTACTTCAGGCTCTTAGGAACTTGCGACCGGCTCCAGTCGTAGCCGATGTCGAGCAAATCGCCGCACGTGGGGCAGCTGACGCGCACTTCTTCGCACCCACAAACGAAATCGCAAGTGGGGCTGATGCATTTCTGAAAGGCAAAGTCGGCAAGTGGCACGGCAGCAACTGCTTACAGCGAAAGTAGTTCGGTCGACAGGCTAGGCACTCCCAGCCCGGTATTCAGTCTAGGGGACCCCGAGCAAAGCCGCAAGACGAACGACGCTGGCATCGCTCGGCCCCTGCTGAATGCTGGGACTTCATCGACCCGCAATCGCGTCACAAAGTTCACGCGCCAGTCGACTTACGCTGCAATGGGGGGCCGTAGAACTTCGTCTAGCGAGCCCTATCAGACTTAAACCCAGTGTGCCACTGGGCTCTGCCCAGCGAGAAGTGTCATGGGACTCTATGTTTCAGGCAGATTTGCCAAAAACATCGGTTCCAACTTCAGCACTGGCAAGATGCCAGTGGCACCCATTCAACCTGACATCGATTGATAGACGGGCCACTGATGCCCTGTTACCGACAGACTTTTGGACCGGATGGCAAGTTGTTACCCAGTCAAAGCTTGTGGCCATGCTGCAAAGCCTTTGCATGCTTGTCCTTCTGCGTGCTACGCACTTCGTCGGGCAAGCATGGCACCCTTTTTGTCGAGCATGCGTGGCACCGATCTTCGTCGGGCATGGCACCCATCTTTGTTGGGAGCCGCTCACGGCTGGGCAAGCCAGCCTAGTTTCACTTGGGTGCCTGTGTTGTGCGAAGCTCAGCACAGATTTGGCAGCAAGATGTCAAGGAAAAAAGGGTGGCTGGGGAGAACAGCCGCGAGCGAGTTATTCGCTACAGCACCCGCCATCCCTCCAACTTCTCACTTCGCTCAACAGCCGCGATTCACTATATTCCAGGCTCGGGAACGAATCGTCTTAGAGCGACGCGCGCGAAAGCGCAACTTGCGCAACACCACGCGCGCCCTTCGGGGTCGTTTCCCAAGTTCTGCTCCTCCGCGGCTGGCCGATGTGCTCGCCTTCCTCGATAAGCCCACCCATGACAGCCACCACAGCCGACACCAAGACCTCTGCCGCCGAAGAGAAACTCACCCCGGAGCAAAGCCGGCGCGAAACGATCGAGTCGATCATCATGGCGATCATTCTCGCCGTGGTGGTGCGTGGCTTCGTCGCCGAGGCGTTTGTGATCCCTACCGGGTCGATGGCCCCGACACTGCAAGGTCGTCACAAAGATGTGGTCGACCCGATGTCGAGCTATCAGTATCAAGCGACCGCGAGCGAAGAACGAACTTCGACCGGCGCGCCGACTGGCAACTATGTAATCAGCAGCACCTGCCCGATTTCGCGCTATCCGCAAAAGCTCGACGTGATCAACGATCCGGCCGACGACTCGTTCAGCGGCGACCGGATCATCGTGTCGAAGTTCAGTTACGATCTGAAAGATCCCGCGCGGTGGGATGTGATCGTTTTCAAGTGCCCTGGCCAAGCGACGCAGAACTATATCAAGCGACTGGTCGGATTGCCCAACGAAGTGATTCGGATCGCAGGGGGCAATGTCTACACCGCGCCACGACTCGATCCCGAGGCCGACTTTGTCATCGCCCGTAAACCACCACACAAACTGAGCGCGCTGCTGCAGATTGTCGACGACAGCGACTATGTTCCGCCGCTGCTGGTGGAAAAAGGTTTTCCGAGCAAGTGGATCAGCACGACCGGCAGCAGCTGGAAACCGGCCGCCGATGGAAAGAGCTTTTCGATCGAGCCGACGGCGCAAACCAACTGGATGCGCTGGCGAAACGTGTTCCCTTCGTTTGAAGAGTGGTATCAGCTAGAGGTCGATGGTCGACTCCCAGCATCGGCGAAGGAGAAAGAGGGACAACTCGTCACCGATTTCTATGCCTACAACAGCAGCGAGTCGATCAGGCAGAAGTATCAGCATGCCACGTGGCGACTCGAGCCCGGCACGTTCGATAACGAGCAGTACGACATTTCGGTTCCTGGTCCTGGTCAACCGATGGATGCCTCGAACGCTGGGATGCACTGGGTCGATGACTTGGCACTCGATGTCACCGCCGAAGTCACAGCGGTCGAGCCGGGAAGCGAGCTCACGCTGAAGCTGGTGCGAGGTGGCGAGCATTTCCACTGCACGTTCGATCTCACCAGTGGCACGGCGAAATTGTCGCGCACTTCGAGTCGCGGCGAACCGATGGCCTTTGAAGCCCCTGCAGGTAGCGAGGACGCAGCCAAAATCGCTGACCCTGTCGCCCAGACTTCCGTGCGCGGCACCGGCACGCATCAGATTCGGCTCTCGAACTGCGATCATCAGGTGCTGCTGTGGGTCAATGGCAGCGTGGTGAAATTCGATAAGCCGACGACCTACGCCTCGGCCGAGTTGATTGCTCCGTACTGGAGTCTCGAAGAAGCGGGCGATTTGCAGCCTTGCGGAATCGGTGTGAAACAAGCGCAGATGACCGCCAAGTCGCTCCGCGTGCTGCGCGATAAGTACTACATCGCGGTGAGCCGTCAGCTGGGTGAGGGGACCGAGACGAACGACTATCAGAAGTCGGTGCCACGCAGCGACATTGGCCCGTGGATCTCGGAAGCGACGGCGATTCAGGAGATTTTCAACACGCCGAGCAGTTGGAGCACGAGCCCGCTGTTTGACGACGACAATCGCCGCTTCGTCGAGTTCACGATGGAGGAGGATCAGTTTTTCCCGATGGGGGACAACAGCCCACACAGTTTGGATGCCCGACTTTGGGCCGCCCCACCTTACGTGACGCGCGATCTGCTGATCGGCAAAGCGCTCGTGATTTATTGGCCCCACACCTGGAATCGTCCCGTTCCGTTTTGGCCCAACTTTCAGCGCATGGGATTCATCCGCTAGTGTGGGGCTCGAGAGCTGTCGATCTCGTCTGACAACGAAGCGTCTGGCAGGGAATTGTTTGACAAGGAAGTTGCCATGAGCATTTTGGTCGCCGAAGGATTGGTGAAATCGTACGGCAAGCGGCGCGTGGTCGATGGGGTGAGCTTCGATGTCGACGAGGCCGAGATTGTCGGTCTGCTCGGCGCCAACGGGGCCGGTAAAACGACCAGCTTCCGCATGACCTGCGGCATGATCGACCCCGATCAAGGTCGCGTGACGCTCGGCGGCAAAGATGTCACCGCCTGGCCGATGTTCAAGCGGGCTCGCGAAGGTGGCATGGGCTATCTGGCGCAAGAGTCGAGCGTGTTTCGCAACCTGACGGTCGAGCAGAACATGCTCGGCGTGATGGAGCTCTTGGGGTTCGACTATAAGACCCGCAAGCGGCGCTGCGACGATCTGCTCGAACAGTTTCGGATCACGCACATTCGCAAATCGCGCGCAGGATCGCTCTCGGGTGGTGAACGGCGACGTCTCGAAATCGCCCGCTGTTTGGTGAGTAATCCACTGATCATTTTGCTCGACGAACCGTTCACCGGGATCGATCCGGTGACGATTCAAGGGATTCAAGTGATCATTCGCGAACTGAAATCGCGCGGCATTTCGATCCTGATCACCGACCACCAGGTGCGCGAGACGTTGCAGATCACCGACCGGAGCTACGTGGTCGACAAAGGGACGATTTTGTGCCACGGCACTCCCGAAGAAGTGATCACCAATCCCGAAGCACGCAAACGCTACTTTGGTGAAGGGATGGATATCGGCAGCACCACAGCCGCGATTCGCTCGCCTCACTTCGCCGCCAAAGAACAGCCCCCTGCCCCGACACATGCCATGCAGATGCAGCAGGAACTGGCCGCCAAGATGGCCGCCGCGAGCACAGCTCGCACGTCGCGCGCGGGGGTCGATATCCACGAAGACGAAACACTCCGGGCCGACGACGAGTAACTCCCATGCCACCGCCAGATGCCCCCGAGTTTCTGAAGCTCCAGCTCCCGAGCATCGAGGCCGCAGGCGAGCGGTGGCGCTTTCTCGAGCAACTCCCGGCGCTTGATCCAGATAAACCGCGCGGGCTGATCCCCCGCACCGACGACGCTGGTAAGCCCCCCGCCGGTCGTCCCGCACGAACCGCCGCCGAGGTGACGATCCAGGAGTTCGACGGGGGACGTGACCTCGTGTTTGCGAAGGTCAGCCGCAGCCCGCAGTGGCCGGTCGATGCCGACCAAAAACCATTGCCGGGGGTGATCGAACTCGCCTATCCCACCGCTGTGGCTGGCACCGATCTGGTCTACGACCTCGCGACCGAAGCGATGCAAGGGAAAGCCCGCCCCTTCTTTAGCGATCTGACCGAAGCCCGCGATCGGCTGTGGGCGATCACCCCGGTGCAGGTTGAGCAGCTGTCGGCCAAGGCGCTCTATGCCAGCAGCCCCGGCGAGGGGCTCATCATCCTGAAGGCCACCGTCGGCGACGCCTCGGGGGAGGCGATCCCGGGCCGATTTCCCCTCACCTGGTCCCTTCTCGATCCCGCCAGCAAGCTGCAGGCTCGCCATTACACGCTCACCGCCGCAACAGGCCGCCTCCACCTACAAATCTTTGTAGACAAACCACTTACGACCGGCAAATGGCAGCTGAAGCTCCGCTCGCAAGTGGCCGGCCTCGAGCAAACGATCGACCTGGTGATCGCTTAGCCTCGACTCGCTTTTCGAAGGCCGAGGGGTCGCAATTCGGGGCGTCTAGCGAAACTAGGCGAATCTATGCCCCACAAAGTGGCCGATAACGAGAAAAAGCTTGAACCGATCAAGATAACTTGATACGATTCGGCTGCCCTCCGTCCTCGAGCGCCTGCTCGATGGCACCCGCCCCCATGCCGCGGAACTGGCCCCTCGACCTGCCAGCCCGCTCACCGCCAGCCAATTGGAGTCGTGTCATGCTCACCATCCTGGGAAAGAGTGACCGAGCTGCTGCCTGCGACCGAGTCACCCGGCGCGATTTCCTGCAGATCGGCGGCATGGCCCTCGGTGGCCTTACGCTGCCGCAGCTGCTGTCGGCTGAAGCCCAAGCGGGGGTCGGACGTTCGCACAAAGCGATCATCAACGTCTTCCTCCCTGGTGGTCCGCCGCATCAAGACATGTGGGACATCAAGGCCGACGCTCCCTCGGAAATTCGAGGCGAGTTCAACGCCATTAAAACCAATGTTCCCGGGATCGAAATCGGCGAGATGTTTCCGCTGATCGCCGCCCAAGCCGACAAGGCGATCTTCATTCGCACCATGGTGGGTGCCACCGGTGGTCACGACGCCTATCAGTGCATGACCGCCCGTCCGCTGATGCCCGCCCCTGCTGGTGGCTGGCCTTCGGCCGGCGCTTGGATCAGCAAGCTCAAGGGGCCTGTGAATCAAAGCGTGCCGCCCCACCTCAGCCTCTGCTATAAGACCGACCACGGCCCTTGGGGCTACGACGGCGACGGCGGCTTTTTGGGGATCGCCCACGCGCCATTCAAGCTGGTTGGTGGTAAGAGCGAGACGAGCAAAACCGACAACATGGTGCTGCAAGGGATCACGCTCGATCGCCTGCAAGATCGCAACAGCCTGCTCGGAGCGCTCGATCACTTCAAGCGCGACATCGATAACTCGGGACGGATGAAGGGGCTCGACACCTTCACCGAACAAGCGCTCGGCATTCTCACTTCGAGCACGCTGGCCGATGCGCTCGACATCAGCAAGGAAGATCCCAAGGTCCTCGAGCGCTACGGTCGTGGCGAAACCAAGTTCCGCGACGACGGTGCCCCGAAGATGACCGAGAATCTGCTGATCGCGCGACGCCTGGTCGAAGCGGGTGCCCGAGTCGTTTCGCTCAACTTCAGCCGCTGGGATCACCACGGCGACAACTTCAACGCGATTCGCCAAGATGGTCCGCTGCTCGATCGGGCCGTCGCAGCCCTGATCCAAGACCTGCACGAGCGCGGGCTCGATCAGGATGTTTCGGTGGTGGTGTGGGGCGAGTTTGGCCGAACCCCCAAGATCAACAGCAACGCCGGACGCGATCACTGGCCGCAGGTCAGCTGCGCGCTGCTGGCTGGTGGCGGCATGCGTACCGGTCAGGTGATTGGCGAGACCAATCGCCTCGGCGAATATGCCAAGGATCGCCCGGTTTCGTTCCAAGAGGTGTGGGCTACGCTCTACACCAACATGGGCCTGAACCTTCGCTCGATTCGCGAGTTCGACCTCCGAGGTCGCCCTCAGTACCTCGTCGACGACGGCGTCCAGCCACTCAAAGAAGTCGTTTAAGCGACTCCATTTCCCACAGACGCGCCCCATCAGCGTAGCCGCGAGAACAGAGTACCCCCGGTAGCTCGTCTACCGGGGCCGACGAAGTCGGCAAGAGACACGCTCCCAAGCGGCTGCGAATGCCAATCGCTATCTTCGTGCAGTCTTTGGGTGCCACTGGCCAGTGAGAAGTGCCAAACAGGCCTCAATCTTTCAGGCATCTTTGCCAAGCAGCCCCCATTAAACTTCTGCACTGGCAACATGCCAGCGCCACCCAATCAACCTGAAATTGATCGATTGACGAAGTAGTAGGGCCGGCTGCACCGGCCACTGAACCCAGCACGGCAATAGGCAAATCACTCACAGCTCTTGGCCGGTGGAACCGGCCCTACTGAGCAACAACGAGTAGCACTGCTAGCGGCGGGGATGAACTTGCCGCCAAGATAGAGTTGTGCTAATTCCCGCTGTGTGATCGCGGCGCTGCTAGGCGTGCGACGCGCGGGGCAGTTACGCAAACGATCGCCGGCTATGAACATCATTTTCGTGTGGCTCTGGTCCTTTGGGCAGTTGCCGCTTCCATGCTTCCAGCAGCCGCGCTGGT
This window of the Pirellula staleyi DSM 6068 genome carries:
- the lepB gene encoding signal peptidase I, whose amino-acid sequence is MTATTADTKTSAAEEKLTPEQSRRETIESIIMAIILAVVVRGFVAEAFVIPTGSMAPTLQGRHKDVVDPMSSYQYQATASEERTSTGAPTGNYVISSTCPISRYPQKLDVINDPADDSFSGDRIIVSKFSYDLKDPARWDVIVFKCPGQATQNYIKRLVGLPNEVIRIAGGNVYTAPRLDPEADFVIARKPPHKLSALLQIVDDSDYVPPLLVEKGFPSKWISTTGSSWKPAADGKSFSIEPTAQTNWMRWRNVFPSFEEWYQLEVDGRLPASAKEKEGQLVTDFYAYNSSESIRQKYQHATWRLEPGTFDNEQYDISVPGPGQPMDASNAGMHWVDDLALDVTAEVTAVEPGSELTLKLVRGGEHFHCTFDLTSGTAKLSRTSSRGEPMAFEAPAGSEDAAKIADPVAQTSVRGTGTHQIRLSNCDHQVLLWVNGSVVKFDKPTTYASAELIAPYWSLEEAGDLQPCGIGVKQAQMTAKSLRVLRDKYYIAVSRQLGEGTETNDYQKSVPRSDIGPWISEATAIQEIFNTPSSWSTSPLFDDDNRRFVEFTMEEDQFFPMGDNSPHSLDARLWAAPPYVTRDLLIGKALVIYWPHTWNRPVPFWPNFQRMGFIR
- the lptB gene encoding LPS export ABC transporter ATP-binding protein translates to MSILVAEGLVKSYGKRRVVDGVSFDVDEAEIVGLLGANGAGKTTSFRMTCGMIDPDQGRVTLGGKDVTAWPMFKRAREGGMGYLAQESSVFRNLTVEQNMLGVMELLGFDYKTRKRRCDDLLEQFRITHIRKSRAGSLSGGERRRLEIARCLVSNPLIILLDEPFTGIDPVTIQGIQVIIRELKSRGISILITDHQVRETLQITDRSYVVDKGTILCHGTPEEVITNPEARKRYFGEGMDIGSTTAAIRSPHFAAKEQPPAPTHAMQMQQELAAKMAAASTARTSRAGVDIHEDETLRADDE
- a CDS encoding DUF1501 domain-containing protein is translated as MLTILGKSDRAAACDRVTRRDFLQIGGMALGGLTLPQLLSAEAQAGVGRSHKAIINVFLPGGPPHQDMWDIKADAPSEIRGEFNAIKTNVPGIEIGEMFPLIAAQADKAIFIRTMVGATGGHDAYQCMTARPLMPAPAGGWPSAGAWISKLKGPVNQSVPPHLSLCYKTDHGPWGYDGDGGFLGIAHAPFKLVGGKSETSKTDNMVLQGITLDRLQDRNSLLGALDHFKRDIDNSGRMKGLDTFTEQALGILTSSTLADALDISKEDPKVLERYGRGETKFRDDGAPKMTENLLIARRLVEAGARVVSLNFSRWDHHGDNFNAIRQDGPLLDRAVAALIQDLHERGLDQDVSVVVWGEFGRTPKINSNAGRDHWPQVSCALLAGGGMRTGQVIGETNRLGEYAKDRPVSFQEVWATLYTNMGLNLRSIREFDLRGRPQYLVDDGVQPLKEVV